The Podospora bellae-mahoneyi strain CBS 112042 chromosome 7, whole genome shotgun sequence genome includes a window with the following:
- a CDS encoding hypothetical protein (COG:K; EggNog:ENOG503P2YU) yields MRPGFPRQPGSFHQRGEQVASPRFDSSHFDQGGSLWRNPCIGGTLAGNYRVGPDYNVDYSSQEPHTAEQSQAPHPYDTHHHRGSLQHAGPPPLHEPPPHQSHHGLPQHYPATHQHHPHPHPHPILTDPSHLGGHPGARHLGHPAHPGPSHYGAGPSPHNVVPPLYPSLTPTHGSTAGVKRQRPDDLDLAVPGISELEQNELDSMQQTPLGAAYAQATGVPPAHHHHRLPDTGPPNKLMRRDGESSIGAGAPSVVGQAGMPAPAPRPRGPKLKFTPEDDQLLIDLKENKSLTWKQIADFFPGRSSGTLQVRYCTKLKAKTTQWTDETDQKLKTALQDYENEKWRIVANKVGTGFTPAACRERAAQLSGEEL; encoded by the exons atgcGCCCTGGTTTTCCTCGACAACCAGGCTCTTTTCATCAGCGAGGAGAGCAAGTAGCAAGTCCCAGGTTTGACAGCAGCCATTTTGA CCAGGGCGGCTCGCTCTGGCGGAACCCATGCATCGGAGGCACACTGGCGGGCAATTATCGCGTAGGACCGGATTACAATGTCGACTACTCGTCACAGGAGCCGCATACGGCCGAGCAGAGCCAAGCTCCGCATCCTTATGATACGCACCACCATCGCGGCTCGCTTCAGCACGCCGGGCCGCCGCCCCTCCATGAGCCGCCTCCCCATCAATCCCACCACGGCCTGCCACAGCACTATCCTGCcactcaccaacatcaccctcaccctcaccctcacccaatTCTCACAGACCCATCCCACCTGGGCGGCCATCCGGGGGCGCGACATCTCGGCCACCCTGCCCATCCAGGGCCATCGCATTACGGCGCCGGCCCCTCTCCCCACAACGTCGTGCCCCCCCTCTACCCATCTCTAACCCCGACCCATGGGTCTACTGCCGGCGTGAAGCGTCAACGGCCTGATGATCTCGATCTTGCGGTTCCCGGCATATCGGAACTTGAACAGAATGAGCTGGATTCAATGCAGCAAACGCCCCTAGGCGCTGCCTATGCCCAAGCAACGGGAGTCCCGCCagcacatcaccaccaccggctgcCAGACACAGGACCTCCGAACAAGTTGATGCGACGTGATGGGGAGAGCAGCATAGGAGCCGGAGCTCCGAGCGTGGTTGGGCAAGCTGGGATGCCAGCCCCAGCTCCCAGACCGAGGGGGCCTAAGCTGAAGTTTACGCCAGAGGATGATCAGCTCTTGATTGACTtgaaggagaacaagagCTTAACGTGGAAACAAATTGCGGACTTCTTCCCTGGTCGGTCAAGCGGGACATTGCAAGTGCGTTACTGCACCAAACTCAAGGCGAAGACAACACAGTGGACGGATGAAACG GATCAAAAACTCAAAACCGCTCTGCAAGATTACGAAAACGAAAAGTGGCGTATCGTTGCCAACAAAGTCGGCACCGGATTCACACCAGCTGCATGCCGCGAGAGGGCAGCACAGCTATCAGGCGAAGAGTTATAG